Proteins encoded by one window of Lathyrus oleraceus cultivar Zhongwan6 chromosome 1, CAAS_Psat_ZW6_1.0, whole genome shotgun sequence:
- the LOC127129185 gene encoding kinesin-like protein KIN-10C isoform X3: MASTQSAFTETITGPKVRVVAKVRGFSDPDTNFETSKTVDWVSVNTENSGEVTISFKEQSSSRYSVDYCYNEHEDNEVIYSKEVKHLVSAAFEGINSTVIAHGARGSGKTRLIQGSLEKFGLAMLAISEFLSVAEKNGKSIAVSFYEVDNQDHAADLLNPEQSPILVLEDHGRIQFKGLTHTTVKSIAEFQNLYITACSAHTAAPKKGFERARRSHLGLIVHVFAQNESINSLVSKMNFVDMAGYEDARRKNGDASGVAENNKVNKSIYALLNVCHALSANESRVPFRESKLTRMLQDSLRGTSKVLLVSCLNPSFCQDTVYMLSLASRSCQRSHRTPFGSTTKTASSTRQTVNFDSTKKIASSARQTVTLNSSKKSASSVRQTVTLDSTKKTASLVRQTVLTLDSIRKSASSIRQTKTLDSTRKSENSVRQTKTLDSTKKSASSERQTVASVSAKKSASSAMQFVTIRKNKIPKSVSASTKELPCSISHIYDEETCVVAKKSEVQGRKLFDEVSHSAAKAEKVDSSLNARSEVELDPIVEKVTSFEDKEDMHAPYIINYSKDLSIANEGLNMNKENNNLMENEDCSPPISSQLRELQSLVSSTPLCMQLPEEKFIALDDDQISTETAEPRTPDTENLDVLNTKSFWETFNMHRSGMNSTEVTEPRTPDIDIRDVMSTKSPWETFNLHGSGVKNSLVKDYLRILNTAEKDELKKLKGIGEKRANYILELRKESPEPFKSLGDLKDIGLSEKQIKGMMKKEVGELFN, encoded by the exons ATGGCGTCCACACAATCCGCCTTCACAGAAACCATTACGGGTCCGAAGGTTCGGGTAGTAGCAAAGGTTCGTGGGTTTTCGGATCCAGATACCAATTTCGAAACCTCCAAAACTGTGGACTGGGTTTCGGTGAACACCGAAAACTCCGGGGAAGTTACCATATCCTTTAAAGAACAATCTTCTAG TCGGTATTCAGTTGACTACTGCTACAACGAACATGAAGATAATGAAGTTATCTATTCAAAGGAGGTGAAACATCTTGTTTCGGCTGCTTTTGAAGGTATTAATAGCACGGTTATTGCTCATGGAGCTAGAGGCAGTGGCAAAACTCGACTGATTCAG GGCTCTTTGGAGAAATTTGGTTTGGCAATGCTGGCTATTTCGGAGTTTCTCTCAGTGGCCGAGAAAAATGGAAAATCTATAGCAGTTTCTTTCTATGAGGTTGATAATCAAGACCATGCTGCTGATTTATTAAACCCGGAACAATCACCAATTTTAGTGCTTGAAGATCACGGAAGAATTCAGTTTAAAGGACTTACTCAT ACTACCGTAAAATCCATTGCCGAGTTTCAGAATTTATACATCACAGCATGTTCTGCACACACGGCTGCACCCAAAAAAGGATTTGAGCGTGCTCGTAGAAGCCACTTGGGATTAATTGTCCATGTCTTTGCACAGAATGAAAGTATAAACAGTCTTGTGAGCAAAATGAATTTTGTGGATATGGCAG GTTATGAAGATGCTAGAAGGAAAAACGGTGATGCTTCTGGTGTTGCTGAGAATAACAAAGTTAACAAGTCAATTTACGCCTTACTGAATGTTTGTCATGCTTTGAGCGCAAATGAAAGTCGTGTTCCCTTTCGGGAAAGTAAACTCACACGCATGTTGCAGGACTCCTTGAGGGGAACTAGCAAAGTTTTGTTGGTTTCGTGCTTG AACCCATCATTTTGCCAAGACACTGTGTACATGCTTAGCTTAGCATCACGGTCATGTCAAAGGTCTCATCGGACGCCCTTTGGTTCCACGACGAAAACTGCTAGTTCAACCAGACAGACAGTGAACTTCGATTCCACAAAGAAAATTGCAAGTTCAGCAAGACAAACAGTTACCTTAAATTCCTCAAAGAAAAGTGCAAGTTCAGTAAGACAGACAGTTACCTTAGATTCCACAAAGAAAACTGCAAGTTTAGTAAGACAGACAGTATTAACCTTAGATTCCATAAGGAAAAGTGCAAGTTCAATAAGACAGACAAAAACCTTAGATTCAACAAGGAAAAGTGAAAATTCAGTAAGGCAGACAAAAACCTTAGATTCCACAAAGAAAAGTGCAAGTTCAGAAAGACAGACAGTGGCCTCAGTTTCCGCGAAGAAAAGTGCAAGTTCGGCGATGCAGTTCGTGACTATTCGTAAAAACAAGATACCCAAAAGTGTTTCTGCATCAACAAAGGAATTACCATGTTCCATATCTCATATATATGATGAAGAAACATGTGTTGTTGCTAAGAAGTCTGAAGTACAAGGAAG GAAATTGTTTGATGAAGTCAGCCACTCTGCTGCTAAAGCCGAGAAG GTTGACTCATCTTTGAATGCTAGAAGTGAAGTGGAACTTGATCCCATAGTGGAAAAG GTTACTTCTTTTGAGGATAAAGAGGATATGCATGCCCCTTATATCATTAATTACTCCAAAGATTTGTCAATAGCTAACGAAG GTCTTAAcatgaacaaagagaacaacAACTTAATGGAAAATGAAGATTGTTCTCCACCCATTAGTTCTCAATTGCGTGAACTTCAATCTCTCGTTTCATCAACTCCATTATGCATGCAGTTACCAGAGGAGAAATTCATTGCACTTGATGATGATCAGATTTCCACTGAAACTGCAGAACCAAGAACTCCTGATACCGAAAACCTAGATGTATTGAATACTAAAAGTTTTTGGGAAACATTCAACATGCATCGTTCTGGAATG AATTCTACTGAAGTTACAGAACCAAGAACTCCGGATATTGACATACGAGATGTAATGAGTACCAAAAGTCCTTGGGAAACATTTAACTTGCATGGTTCTGGAGTGAAG AATTCTCTTGTTAAAGACTACCTTAGAATTTTAAACACAGCGGAAAA GGATGAGTTAAAGAAGTTAAAGGGAATTGGAGAGAAGAGAGCAAACTATATACTTGAGCTTCGCAAAGAATCTCCAGAACCTTTCAAGAGT CTCGGTGATTTGAAAGATATTGGACTTTCCGAAAAACAG ATTAAAGGAATGATGAAGAAGGAAGTTGGAGAGCTTTTCAATTAG
- the LOC127129185 gene encoding kinesin-like protein KIN-10C isoform X2, translating into MASTQSAFTETITGPKVRVVAKVRGFSDPDTNFETSKTVDWVSVNTENSGEVTISFKEQSSSRYSVDYCYNEHEDNEVIYSKEVKHLVSAAFEGINSTVIAHGARGSGKTRLIQGSLEKFGLAMLAISEFLSVAEKNGKSIAVSFYEVDNQDHAADLLNPEQSPILVLEDHGRIQFKGLTHTTVKSIAEFQNLYITACSAHTAAPKKGFERARRSHLGLIVHVFAQNESINSLVSKMNFVDMAGYEDARRKNGDASGVAENNKVNKSIYALLNVCHALSANESRVPFRESKLTRMLQDSLRGTSKVLLVSCLNPSFCQDTVYMLSLASRSCQRSHRTPFGSTTKTASSTRQTVNFDSTKKIASSARQTVTLNSSKKSASSVRQTVTLDSTKKTASLVRQTVLTLDSIRKSASSIRQTKTLDSTRKSENSVRQTKTLDSTKKSASSERQTVASVSAKKSASSAMQFVTIRKNKIPKSVSASTKELPCSISHIYDEETCVVAKKSEVQGRKLFDEVSHSAAKAEKVDSSLNARSEVELDPIVEKVTSFEDKEDMHAPYIINYSKDLSIANEGLNMNKENNNLMENEDCSPPISSQLRELQSLVSSTPLCMQLPEEKFIALDDDQISTETAEPRTPDTENLDVLNTKSFWETFNMHRSGMNSTEGTKQRTLDIEIRDVMNAKSHWETLNMHGFGIGTKSSTEVTEPRTLDIVMNAKSSWETCNLHGSGAKNSTEVTEPRTPDIDIRDVMSTKSPWETFNLHGSGVKNSLVKDYLRILNTAEKDELKKLKGIGEKRANYILELRKESPEPFKSLGDLKDIGLSEKQIKGMMKKEVGELFN; encoded by the exons ATGGCGTCCACACAATCCGCCTTCACAGAAACCATTACGGGTCCGAAGGTTCGGGTAGTAGCAAAGGTTCGTGGGTTTTCGGATCCAGATACCAATTTCGAAACCTCCAAAACTGTGGACTGGGTTTCGGTGAACACCGAAAACTCCGGGGAAGTTACCATATCCTTTAAAGAACAATCTTCTAG TCGGTATTCAGTTGACTACTGCTACAACGAACATGAAGATAATGAAGTTATCTATTCAAAGGAGGTGAAACATCTTGTTTCGGCTGCTTTTGAAGGTATTAATAGCACGGTTATTGCTCATGGAGCTAGAGGCAGTGGCAAAACTCGACTGATTCAG GGCTCTTTGGAGAAATTTGGTTTGGCAATGCTGGCTATTTCGGAGTTTCTCTCAGTGGCCGAGAAAAATGGAAAATCTATAGCAGTTTCTTTCTATGAGGTTGATAATCAAGACCATGCTGCTGATTTATTAAACCCGGAACAATCACCAATTTTAGTGCTTGAAGATCACGGAAGAATTCAGTTTAAAGGACTTACTCAT ACTACCGTAAAATCCATTGCCGAGTTTCAGAATTTATACATCACAGCATGTTCTGCACACACGGCTGCACCCAAAAAAGGATTTGAGCGTGCTCGTAGAAGCCACTTGGGATTAATTGTCCATGTCTTTGCACAGAATGAAAGTATAAACAGTCTTGTGAGCAAAATGAATTTTGTGGATATGGCAG GTTATGAAGATGCTAGAAGGAAAAACGGTGATGCTTCTGGTGTTGCTGAGAATAACAAAGTTAACAAGTCAATTTACGCCTTACTGAATGTTTGTCATGCTTTGAGCGCAAATGAAAGTCGTGTTCCCTTTCGGGAAAGTAAACTCACACGCATGTTGCAGGACTCCTTGAGGGGAACTAGCAAAGTTTTGTTGGTTTCGTGCTTG AACCCATCATTTTGCCAAGACACTGTGTACATGCTTAGCTTAGCATCACGGTCATGTCAAAGGTCTCATCGGACGCCCTTTGGTTCCACGACGAAAACTGCTAGTTCAACCAGACAGACAGTGAACTTCGATTCCACAAAGAAAATTGCAAGTTCAGCAAGACAAACAGTTACCTTAAATTCCTCAAAGAAAAGTGCAAGTTCAGTAAGACAGACAGTTACCTTAGATTCCACAAAGAAAACTGCAAGTTTAGTAAGACAGACAGTATTAACCTTAGATTCCATAAGGAAAAGTGCAAGTTCAATAAGACAGACAAAAACCTTAGATTCAACAAGGAAAAGTGAAAATTCAGTAAGGCAGACAAAAACCTTAGATTCCACAAAGAAAAGTGCAAGTTCAGAAAGACAGACAGTGGCCTCAGTTTCCGCGAAGAAAAGTGCAAGTTCGGCGATGCAGTTCGTGACTATTCGTAAAAACAAGATACCCAAAAGTGTTTCTGCATCAACAAAGGAATTACCATGTTCCATATCTCATATATATGATGAAGAAACATGTGTTGTTGCTAAGAAGTCTGAAGTACAAGGAAG GAAATTGTTTGATGAAGTCAGCCACTCTGCTGCTAAAGCCGAGAAG GTTGACTCATCTTTGAATGCTAGAAGTGAAGTGGAACTTGATCCCATAGTGGAAAAG GTTACTTCTTTTGAGGATAAAGAGGATATGCATGCCCCTTATATCATTAATTACTCCAAAGATTTGTCAATAGCTAACGAAG GTCTTAAcatgaacaaagagaacaacAACTTAATGGAAAATGAAGATTGTTCTCCACCCATTAGTTCTCAATTGCGTGAACTTCAATCTCTCGTTTCATCAACTCCATTATGCATGCAGTTACCAGAGGAGAAATTCATTGCACTTGATGATGATCAGATTTCCACTGAAACTGCAGAACCAAGAACTCCTGATACCGAAAACCTAGATGTATTGAATACTAAAAGTTTTTGGGAAACATTCAACATGCATCGTTCTGGAATG AATTCTACTGAAGGTACAAAACAAAGAACTCTTGATATTGAAATACGAGATGTAATGAATGCCAAAAGTCATTGGGAAACACTCAACatgcatggttttggaattggaacGAAG AGTTCTACTGAAGTTACCGAACCAAGAACTCTTGATATTGTAATGAATGCCAAAAGTTCTTGGGAAACATGCAACCTGCATGGTTCTGGAGCGAAG AATTCTACTGAAGTTACAGAACCAAGAACTCCGGATATTGACATACGAGATGTAATGAGTACCAAAAGTCCTTGGGAAACATTTAACTTGCATGGTTCTGGAGTGAAG AATTCTCTTGTTAAAGACTACCTTAGAATTTTAAACACAGCGGAAAA GGATGAGTTAAAGAAGTTAAAGGGAATTGGAGAGAAGAGAGCAAACTATATACTTGAGCTTCGCAAAGAATCTCCAGAACCTTTCAAGAGT CTCGGTGATTTGAAAGATATTGGACTTTCCGAAAAACAG ATTAAAGGAATGATGAAGAAGGAAGTTGGAGAGCTTTTCAATTAG
- the LOC127129185 gene encoding kinesin-like protein KIN-10C isoform X1, whose protein sequence is MASTQSAFTETITGPKVRVVAKVRGFSDPDTNFETSKTVDWVSVNTENSGEVTISFKEQSSSRYSVDYCYNEHEDNEVIYSKEVKHLVSAAFEGINSTVIAHGARGSGKTRLIQGSLEKFGLAMLAISEFLSVAEKNGKSIAVSFYEVDNQDHAADLLNPEQSPILVLEDHGRIQFKGLTHTTVKSIAEFQNLYITACSAHTAAPKKGFERARRSHLGLIVHVFAQNESINSLVSKMNFVDMAGYEDARRKNGDASGVAENNKVNKSIYALLNVCHALSANESRVPFRESKLTRMLQDSLRGTSKVLLVSCLNPSFCQDTVYMLSLASRSCQRSHRTPFGSTTKTASSTRQTVNFDSTKKIASSARQTVTLNSSKKSASSVRQTVTLDSTKKTASLVRQTVLTLDSIRKSASSIRQTKTLDSTRKSENSVRQTKTLDSTKKSASSERQTVASVSAKKSASSAMQFVTIRKNKIPKSVSASTKELPCSISHIYDEETCVVAKKSEVQGRKLFDEVSHSAAKAEKVDSSLNARSEVELDPIVEKVTSFEDKEDMHAPYIINYSKDLSIANEGLNMNKENNNLMENEDCSPPISSQLRELQSLVSSTPLCMQLPEEKFIALDDDQISTETAEPRTPDTENLDVLNTKSFWETFNMHRSGMVNSTEGTKQRTLDIEIRDVMNAKSHWETLNMHGFGIGTKSSTEVTEPRTLDIVMNAKSSWETCNLHGSGAKNSTEVTEPRTPDIDIRDVMSTKSPWETFNLHGSGVKNSLVKDYLRILNTAEKDELKKLKGIGEKRANYILELRKESPEPFKSLGDLKDIGLSEKQIKGMMKKEVGELFN, encoded by the exons ATGGCGTCCACACAATCCGCCTTCACAGAAACCATTACGGGTCCGAAGGTTCGGGTAGTAGCAAAGGTTCGTGGGTTTTCGGATCCAGATACCAATTTCGAAACCTCCAAAACTGTGGACTGGGTTTCGGTGAACACCGAAAACTCCGGGGAAGTTACCATATCCTTTAAAGAACAATCTTCTAG TCGGTATTCAGTTGACTACTGCTACAACGAACATGAAGATAATGAAGTTATCTATTCAAAGGAGGTGAAACATCTTGTTTCGGCTGCTTTTGAAGGTATTAATAGCACGGTTATTGCTCATGGAGCTAGAGGCAGTGGCAAAACTCGACTGATTCAG GGCTCTTTGGAGAAATTTGGTTTGGCAATGCTGGCTATTTCGGAGTTTCTCTCAGTGGCCGAGAAAAATGGAAAATCTATAGCAGTTTCTTTCTATGAGGTTGATAATCAAGACCATGCTGCTGATTTATTAAACCCGGAACAATCACCAATTTTAGTGCTTGAAGATCACGGAAGAATTCAGTTTAAAGGACTTACTCAT ACTACCGTAAAATCCATTGCCGAGTTTCAGAATTTATACATCACAGCATGTTCTGCACACACGGCTGCACCCAAAAAAGGATTTGAGCGTGCTCGTAGAAGCCACTTGGGATTAATTGTCCATGTCTTTGCACAGAATGAAAGTATAAACAGTCTTGTGAGCAAAATGAATTTTGTGGATATGGCAG GTTATGAAGATGCTAGAAGGAAAAACGGTGATGCTTCTGGTGTTGCTGAGAATAACAAAGTTAACAAGTCAATTTACGCCTTACTGAATGTTTGTCATGCTTTGAGCGCAAATGAAAGTCGTGTTCCCTTTCGGGAAAGTAAACTCACACGCATGTTGCAGGACTCCTTGAGGGGAACTAGCAAAGTTTTGTTGGTTTCGTGCTTG AACCCATCATTTTGCCAAGACACTGTGTACATGCTTAGCTTAGCATCACGGTCATGTCAAAGGTCTCATCGGACGCCCTTTGGTTCCACGACGAAAACTGCTAGTTCAACCAGACAGACAGTGAACTTCGATTCCACAAAGAAAATTGCAAGTTCAGCAAGACAAACAGTTACCTTAAATTCCTCAAAGAAAAGTGCAAGTTCAGTAAGACAGACAGTTACCTTAGATTCCACAAAGAAAACTGCAAGTTTAGTAAGACAGACAGTATTAACCTTAGATTCCATAAGGAAAAGTGCAAGTTCAATAAGACAGACAAAAACCTTAGATTCAACAAGGAAAAGTGAAAATTCAGTAAGGCAGACAAAAACCTTAGATTCCACAAAGAAAAGTGCAAGTTCAGAAAGACAGACAGTGGCCTCAGTTTCCGCGAAGAAAAGTGCAAGTTCGGCGATGCAGTTCGTGACTATTCGTAAAAACAAGATACCCAAAAGTGTTTCTGCATCAACAAAGGAATTACCATGTTCCATATCTCATATATATGATGAAGAAACATGTGTTGTTGCTAAGAAGTCTGAAGTACAAGGAAG GAAATTGTTTGATGAAGTCAGCCACTCTGCTGCTAAAGCCGAGAAG GTTGACTCATCTTTGAATGCTAGAAGTGAAGTGGAACTTGATCCCATAGTGGAAAAG GTTACTTCTTTTGAGGATAAAGAGGATATGCATGCCCCTTATATCATTAATTACTCCAAAGATTTGTCAATAGCTAACGAAG GTCTTAAcatgaacaaagagaacaacAACTTAATGGAAAATGAAGATTGTTCTCCACCCATTAGTTCTCAATTGCGTGAACTTCAATCTCTCGTTTCATCAACTCCATTATGCATGCAGTTACCAGAGGAGAAATTCATTGCACTTGATGATGATCAGATTTCCACTGAAACTGCAGAACCAAGAACTCCTGATACCGAAAACCTAGATGTATTGAATACTAAAAGTTTTTGGGAAACATTCAACATGCATCGTTCTGGAATGGTG AATTCTACTGAAGGTACAAAACAAAGAACTCTTGATATTGAAATACGAGATGTAATGAATGCCAAAAGTCATTGGGAAACACTCAACatgcatggttttggaattggaacGAAG AGTTCTACTGAAGTTACCGAACCAAGAACTCTTGATATTGTAATGAATGCCAAAAGTTCTTGGGAAACATGCAACCTGCATGGTTCTGGAGCGAAG AATTCTACTGAAGTTACAGAACCAAGAACTCCGGATATTGACATACGAGATGTAATGAGTACCAAAAGTCCTTGGGAAACATTTAACTTGCATGGTTCTGGAGTGAAG AATTCTCTTGTTAAAGACTACCTTAGAATTTTAAACACAGCGGAAAA GGATGAGTTAAAGAAGTTAAAGGGAATTGGAGAGAAGAGAGCAAACTATATACTTGAGCTTCGCAAAGAATCTCCAGAACCTTTCAAGAGT CTCGGTGATTTGAAAGATATTGGACTTTCCGAAAAACAG ATTAAAGGAATGATGAAGAAGGAAGTTGGAGAGCTTTTCAATTAG